The following are from one region of the Saccharomyces kudriavzevii IFO 1802 strain IFO1802 genome assembly, chromosome: 12 genome:
- the BUD8 gene encoding Bud8p (similar to Saccharomyces cerevisiae BUD9 (YGR041W) and BUD8 (YLR353W); ancestral locus Anc_4.186) translates to MVQSDEDYLGSSETTASTSYSDASSSSSRAHPRASLFLENLGEQAHEVPNTEIELATVAYESTSRGPGFAIYINNERFSQIMGASTSSSSSSSSRSSLRTQFHDTQDNNIPRNTVRPASLRRDNEELPPSRNVTPSQNVAVRPERVLNSPSSQRLSCALTISTSVLMGEDTEGSPIEQEPNRVVSSLYSSLAIRGNDEPKKGTPQRPASSGPNETTEHSFFSYHYDDTLEPDVEEAVKFTKKKRISNVNYISSTVDENLDEYEPVHEAKFIPHRLKIPEKAASIKSSTSDELQSPDALYTSAKMKKVPQSPSLIGNILIPLQSSGSSNENSSWDRIELGHKASFHPRSTRRNPSSSEEEGPPIGLPSIPVLRSVSGSSKWGRTALRLESGSSSKSEPFLPYRKPKTPPSLNEVNSNKNKALPKHGQPIILAPIKSQSSDLPTEEKTNIERPARSTRREKTDIGIEDGDNIDNIDLEARMPIQHIDTASIHSFDSGKNGFRDVYSIESIVIVILCCAMVPPLFFVIGCSSRSKLISDYRLMRLLMNKEHRAALLEGFIWDVDLRWFRILCLILGAAEIMIVIAGVAIGFGVGITRER, encoded by the coding sequence ATGGTACAATCAGACGAAGATTATCTAGGCTCTTCTGAGACAACAGCATCAACATCATATAGCGATGcctcatcttcatcgtctaGAGCACATCCAAGGGCATCCTTGTTCTTGGAGAATCTTGGAGAACAAGCACATGAGGTTCCTAATACAGAAATAGAACTGGCAACTGTTGCCTATGAAAGTACAAGTCGAGGTCCAGGATTTGCTATATACATCAACAATGAAAGGTTCTCACAAATAATGGGAGCATCTACAAGTTCTAGCTCCAGCTCTAGTAGTCGTTCGTCTTTAAGAACACAATTTCACGATACCCAGGATAATAATATACCGAGAAACACCGTAAGGCCAGCTTCGCTTCGACGAGATAATGAGGAACTGCCACCTTCAAGGAACGTAACTCCTTCACAGAATGTGGCGGTACGACCAGAAAGGGTGCTGAATTCACCTTCTTCACAAAGACTAAGTTGCGCATTGACAATATCAACTTCAGTTCTCATGGGAGAAGATACTGAAGGAAGCCCCATAGAGCAAGAACCTAATAGGGTCGTGTCCTCATTGTATTCGTCTTTGGCGATTCGCGGGAACGATGAGCCAAAGAAAGGAACACCTCAGCGTCCTGCATCAAGCGGGCCTAATGAAACAACGGAGcactcatttttttcataccATTACGATGATACTTTGGAACCAgatgttgaagaagcagtaaaatttacaaaaaaaaaacggaTTTCTAATGTTAACTATATCAGTTCAACTGTTGATGAAAACCTAGACGAATATGAACCTGTGCACGAAGCAAAGTTTATACCGCATAGATTAAAAATCCCAGAGAAGGCTGCATCAATAAAATCGTCGACAAGCGATGAGTTACAGTCACCAGATGCACTATACACCTCtgcaaaaatgaagaaagttCCTCAAAGCCCATCGTTAATAGGAAACATACTGATTCCATTACAAAGCAGTGGAAGTAGTAACGAGAATTCGTCTTGGGACCGCATAGAGCTCGGTCATAAAGCTTCTTTCCATCCCAGGTCCACGCGGCGCAACCCTTCCTCATCAGAGGAAGAGGGCCCACCTATTGGATTGCCTTCCATTCCTGTCTTAAGAAGTGTATCAGGATCAAGTAAATGGGGAAGGACAGCCCTTCGCCTAGAATCCGGAAGCTCAAGTAAATCCGAACCATTTTTACCGTATAGAAAACCTAAAACGCCACCATCATTAAATGAAGTGAAcagcaataaaaataaagcaTTACCAAAACATGGACAACCTATTATATTAGCACCTATTAAGTCGCAAAGCTCAGATTTGCCGACTGAAGAGAAAACCAATATAGAAAGACCAGCCCGAAGTACACGACGAGAAAAGACTGATATTGGAATAGAAGATGGTGACAATATTGACAATATAGACCTGGAGGCAAGAATGCCCATTCAGCATATCGACACTGCATCTATTCATTCTTTTGACTCgggaaaaaatggatttAGAGACGTTTATAGCATTGAAAGCATCGTTATAGTCATCCTGTGTTGTGCTATGGTACCGCCGTTATTTTTCGTCATTGGTTGTAGTTCAAGAAGTAAGCTGATTTCAGACTATAGGTTGATGAGGTTGCTCATGAATAAAGAACATCGAGCGGCATTGCTAGAAGGATTCATATGGGATGTCGATTTGCGATGGTTCCGAATATTATGTCTCATCTTAGGGGCCGCTGAAATAATGATCGTGATAGCCGGTGTTGCCATTGGCTTTGGCGTAGGCATCACAAGGGAACGATAA
- the TAL1 gene encoding sedoheptulose-7-phosphate:D-glyceraldehyde-3-phosphate transaldolase TAL1 (similar to Saccharomyces cerevisiae NQM1 (YGR043C) and TAL1 (YLR354C); ancestral locus Anc_4.188), whose amino-acid sequence MSEPAQKKQKVVANNSLEQLKASGTVVVADTGDFGSIAKFQPQDSTTNPSLILAAAKQPTYAKLIDVAVEYGKKHGKTTAEQVESAVDRLLVEFGKEILKIVPGRVSTEVDARLSFDTQATIEKARHIIKLFEQEGVSRERVLIKIASTWEGIQAAKVLEEEDGIHCNLTLLFSFVQAVACAEAQVTLISPFVGRILDWYKASTGKDYAGEADPGVISVKSIYNYYKKYGYKTIVMGASFRSTDEIKNLAGVDYLTISPGLLDKLMNSTEPFPRVLDPASAKKEAGDKISYISDESKFRFDFNEDAMATEKLSDGIRKFSADIVTLFDLIEKKVTA is encoded by the coding sequence CGGTACCGTGGTCGTCGCCGACACTGGTGACTTCGGCTCCATTGCCAAGTTCCAACCTCAAGACTCCACCACTAATCCATCTTTGATCTTGGCTGCTGCCAAGCAACCAACATACGCCAAGTTGATCGATGTCGCTGTGGAATACGGTAAAAAGCATGGCAAGACCACCGCCGAACAGGTGGAAAGCGCCGTAGATAGATTGTTGGTGGAATTTGGTAAGGAAATCTTGAAGATTGTCCCAGGCAGAGTCTCCACCGAGGTTGATGCTAGATTGTCTTTCGACACACAAGCCACTATTGAAAAGGCTAGACATATCATTAAACTATTCGAGCAAGAAGGCGTCTCCAGAGAGAGAGTTCTTATCAAGATCGCCTCCACTTGGGAAGGTATCCAAGCTGCCAAGGTGTTGGAAGAGGAGGACGGTATCCACTGTAACTTGACTCTATTATTCTCCTTCGTTCAGGCCGTCGCCTGTGCTGAAGCTCAAGTCACTTTGATCTCTCCATTCGTCGGTAGAATTCTAGACTGGTACAAGGCCAGCACTGGTAAAGATTATGCCGGTGAAGCCGACCCCGGTGTTATTTCTGTCAAGAGCATTTACAACTACTATAAGAAGTACGGTTACAAAACCATCGTTATGGGCGCTTCTTTCAGAAGCACTGACGAAATTAAAAATTTAGCTGGGGTCGACTATCTAACGATTTCCCCAGGTTTGTTAGACAAATTGATGAACAGTACCGAACCTTTCCCAAGAGTTTTGGATCCTGCCTCCGCCAAAAAAGAGGCCGGTGACAAGATTTCTTACATTAGCGATGAATCCAAGTTCAGATTCGATTTCAATGAAGACGCCATGGCcactgaaaaattgtctGACGGTATCAGAAAGTTCTCTGCTGATATTGTTACTTTGTTCGAtttgattgaaaagaaagttacTGCTTGA